In one Pseudarthrobacter sp. NBSH8 genomic region, the following are encoded:
- a CDS encoding pyruvate dehydrogenase: protein MAKELATQLIEQLQAAGVKRIYGIVGDSLNPIVDAVRQTGGAKEGGIDWIHVRHEEAGAFAAAAEAQLTGRLAVCAGSCGPGNLHLINGLYDANRSGAPVLAIASHIPSKQIGSSFFQETHPDRLFNECSVYSELVSTAEQAPRVMHSAIQHALGLGGVAVVTLPGDIAGLQATAEAPLPATFRRATLNPDPASVRELAEAINDAGKVAIFAGAGVEGAHDELISLAELINAPIGHTLRGKDFVQYNNPYDIGMTGLLGYGAAAEGIEDADLLILLGTDFPYDQFLPETRTAQVDRAAHRLGRRTDVDVAVHGDVRPTLAALMPLLKPKKSRRFLDRMLKKHDRLMNKAVGAYTRKVEKKQPIHPEYAASLLDQVAAKDAIFTADTGMCNVWTARYINPLGTRRLIGSYLHGSMANALPHAIGAQLAFPRRQVVSVSGDGGLSMLLGELITVAAHKLPVNVVVFNNSTLGMVKLEMLVDGLPDFGVDVPDADYAAVARALGFHAVRVTDPARIEGAYRAAFAHPGPSLVELMTDPQALSIPPKISGSQVLGFATAMSKVVLNRGAGEAVSMARSNLRNIPRR from the coding sequence ATGGCCAAGGAACTCGCCACCCAGCTCATCGAACAGCTCCAGGCTGCGGGGGTGAAGCGGATTTACGGGATTGTGGGCGACAGCCTCAACCCGATCGTCGATGCGGTCCGACAAACCGGAGGCGCCAAGGAGGGCGGAATCGACTGGATCCACGTCCGGCATGAAGAGGCCGGCGCCTTCGCCGCCGCAGCGGAAGCCCAGCTGACCGGCAGGCTGGCCGTATGTGCGGGATCCTGCGGCCCGGGCAATCTCCACCTGATCAACGGCCTATACGATGCGAACCGCTCGGGGGCGCCCGTGCTGGCCATCGCGTCCCACATCCCCAGCAAGCAGATCGGCAGCAGCTTCTTCCAGGAAACCCACCCGGACCGGCTCTTCAACGAGTGTTCGGTCTACTCGGAACTGGTCAGCACCGCCGAGCAGGCGCCGCGAGTGATGCACAGCGCCATCCAGCACGCCCTCGGGCTCGGGGGCGTCGCCGTCGTCACGCTTCCCGGTGACATCGCGGGGCTGCAAGCGACAGCCGAAGCGCCGCTGCCCGCCACGTTCCGGCGCGCCACGCTCAACCCGGATCCGGCCAGCGTCCGGGAGTTGGCCGAGGCGATCAACGACGCCGGGAAGGTCGCCATTTTCGCGGGCGCCGGCGTGGAGGGCGCCCACGACGAATTGATCTCCCTCGCGGAACTGATCAACGCCCCGATCGGGCACACACTCCGCGGAAAGGATTTTGTTCAGTACAACAACCCCTACGACATCGGGATGACAGGCCTGCTGGGCTACGGCGCTGCCGCGGAGGGGATCGAGGACGCTGACCTGCTGATCCTGTTGGGCACCGACTTTCCTTATGACCAGTTCCTGCCGGAAACCCGTACCGCCCAGGTGGACCGTGCAGCGCACAGGCTGGGACGGCGGACCGACGTCGACGTCGCAGTCCACGGCGACGTGCGGCCCACCCTCGCCGCACTGATGCCGCTGCTGAAGCCGAAAAAGAGCCGCCGCTTCCTCGACAGGATGCTCAAGAAGCATGACCGGCTGATGAACAAGGCCGTGGGGGCCTACACCCGCAAAGTGGAGAAGAAACAGCCGATCCACCCGGAGTACGCGGCCTCCCTGCTGGACCAGGTGGCCGCGAAGGATGCCATCTTCACGGCGGACACCGGCATGTGCAACGTCTGGACGGCCCGGTACATCAACCCCCTCGGCACCCGGCGGCTGATCGGTTCGTATCTGCACGGTTCCATGGCCAATGCCCTGCCCCACGCCATCGGCGCCCAGTTGGCATTCCCCCGCCGGCAGGTGGTGTCAGTATCGGGCGACGGCGGCCTGTCGATGCTGCTGGGCGAACTCATCACCGTGGCTGCCCACAAACTGCCGGTCAACGTTGTGGTCTTCAACAATTCCACCCTCGGCATGGTCAAGCTGGAAATGCTGGTGGACGGGCTTCCCGACTTTGGCGTGGACGTGCCCGACGCCGACTACGCCGCCGTCGCCAGGGCCCTGGGATTCCACGCCGTGCGGGTTACGGACCCGGCGCGGATCGAGGGGGCTTACCGCGCAGCCTTCGCCCATCCCGGTCCGTCGCTGGTGGAGCTGATGACGGATCCGCAGGCCCTCTCGATTCCGCCGAAGATCTCCGGATCCCAGGTGCTTGGTTTCGCGACTGCCATGTCCAAGGTGGTGCTGAACCGCGGTGCCGGTGAGGCGGTCAGTATGGCCCGGAGCAACCTGCGGAACATTCCCCGGCGGTAG
- a CDS encoding hydroxymethylpyrimidine/phosphomethylpyrimidine kinase — translation MTFASAAVQSPVSAPAVVLTIAGSEATGGAGAQADLKTFQELGVFGIANLTCIVSFDPSDNWNHRFVPVDQQVIADQLEATTAAYGPASGRPVLDTVKIGMLGSPATISTVAAALEAGRFRNVVLDPVLICKGQEPGHALDTDQALKAQILPLATFVTPNHFEAESLSGLAITDIESLKASAIRIHELSGAAVLAKGGVRLAGPDAVDVYYDGETLEVLSAPKVGEVAVSGAGCSLAAAVTAELAKGATPLEAARSAKVFVTAGIRNRVASGAPFDALWQGGPR, via the coding sequence ATGACTTTTGCTTCAGCTGCCGTCCAGTCCCCCGTGTCCGCTCCCGCAGTCGTCCTGACAATCGCGGGGTCCGAAGCAACGGGTGGCGCCGGGGCCCAGGCCGATCTGAAAACGTTCCAGGAACTGGGCGTATTTGGCATCGCCAACCTGACCTGCATCGTGTCCTTCGATCCGAGCGACAACTGGAACCACCGCTTCGTGCCGGTGGACCAGCAGGTCATTGCGGACCAATTGGAAGCCACGACGGCGGCCTACGGTCCGGCGTCGGGCCGGCCTGTCCTGGACACCGTAAAGATCGGCATGCTGGGCAGCCCGGCCACCATCAGCACGGTCGCGGCAGCACTGGAAGCCGGCCGGTTCCGGAACGTCGTGCTGGATCCGGTGCTGATCTGCAAGGGCCAGGAGCCGGGCCACGCGCTGGACACGGACCAGGCCCTGAAGGCGCAGATCCTGCCGCTGGCCACGTTCGTCACGCCCAACCACTTCGAAGCCGAATCGCTGTCTGGCCTGGCGATCACCGACATCGAATCCTTGAAGGCCTCCGCCATCCGCATCCATGAGCTCAGCGGTGCAGCGGTTCTCGCCAAGGGTGGCGTGCGGCTGGCAGGCCCCGACGCCGTCGACGTTTACTACGACGGCGAGACCCTTGAAGTCCTCAGCGCTCCGAAGGTGGGCGAGGTGGCCGTGTCCGGTGCCGGCTGCTCGTTGGCCGCGGCTGTGACGGCTGAACTGGCCAAGGGCGCCACACCTCTGGAGGCCGCCCGGTCCGCCAAGGTCTTTGTCACGGCCGGAATCCGCAACCGGGTGGCGTCAGGCGCCCCGTTCGACGCCCTCTGGCAGGGTGGCCCGCGCTAA
- a CDS encoding TIGR01777 family oxidoreductase has translation MNRTNTVVLAGASGFIGTYLRHRFEKDGWTVRTIGRRATAGTAEAANWNDDGAITRVLDGADLLVNLAGRSVNCRYGARNKAAILDSRVSTTTALGRALAVCKAPPSAWLNASTGTIYRHADDRPQTESDGEPGTGFSVVVARAWEAALDSATAPGTRKIALRIAIVLGPGGGTLRPFAALARLGLGGHMGAGSQKFSWIHVEDLYRTVRFLHARTDISGPVNVASPDVVDNRELMRLVRRAYGARLGIPTPSWLLRLGAVLIRTETELVLKSRWVQPQKLLDAGYIFREPELGRALLTIAKGTA, from the coding sequence ATGAACAGGACAAACACCGTGGTGCTCGCCGGAGCCTCGGGCTTCATCGGCACCTATCTTCGGCACCGCTTCGAAAAGGACGGCTGGACGGTGCGCACCATCGGCCGCCGGGCCACCGCGGGTACGGCCGAAGCGGCCAACTGGAACGACGACGGCGCCATCACCCGGGTGCTGGACGGCGCCGACCTGCTGGTGAACCTTGCCGGACGGTCGGTCAACTGCCGCTATGGCGCCAGGAACAAGGCGGCCATCCTCGATTCCCGCGTCTCCACCACCACGGCACTCGGCCGCGCACTCGCAGTCTGCAAGGCGCCGCCGTCGGCCTGGCTCAACGCCAGCACCGGCACCATCTACCGGCACGCGGATGACCGGCCGCAGACAGAGTCTGACGGCGAACCCGGGACAGGCTTTTCGGTGGTCGTGGCCCGGGCGTGGGAAGCCGCCTTGGACTCCGCCACCGCGCCCGGGACGCGAAAAATTGCGCTGCGGATCGCCATCGTGCTGGGCCCGGGCGGCGGCACCCTGCGGCCTTTCGCGGCCTTGGCCCGGCTTGGCCTGGGCGGTCACATGGGCGCCGGCAGCCAGAAGTTCAGCTGGATCCACGTCGAGGACCTCTACCGCACCGTCCGCTTCCTCCACGCGCGAACGGACATTTCGGGCCCGGTGAACGTGGCTTCCCCGGATGTGGTGGATAACCGCGAGCTGATGCGGCTGGTCCGCCGGGCCTACGGCGCCAGGCTGGGTATCCCCACGCCGTCGTGGCTGCTGCGGCTGGGGGCCGTGCTGATCCGCACCGAGACTGAGCTCGTGTTGAAAAGCCGGTGGGTGCAGCCGCAGAAGCTGCTTGACGCGGGGTACATCTTCCGGGAGCCTGAGCTGGGCCGCGCGCTGCTCACTATCGCCAAAGGGACGGCGTGA
- a CDS encoding TetR/AcrR family transcriptional regulator — translation MTAKSEQTRQLVADVALRMFRDIGFGKTTMRAIAAEAGVSVGNAYYYFVSKDELVQELYVQVQAEHAAKADEALEGLKDLGSRLKATLHAGLDVMAPYHRFGADFVATAIRPTSPVNPFAGESTAAREASLGIFRAAVEGASPAAPKKLRADLPELLWLGYMGIALFWVYDTSEDQRRTRKLVDGVVPLIARGLSLARIPGVNKVLDDVLNLSRSIRD, via the coding sequence GTGACCGCCAAGAGCGAGCAGACCAGGCAACTCGTAGCGGACGTCGCGCTGCGTATGTTCCGCGATATAGGGTTCGGGAAGACCACCATGCGGGCCATCGCGGCCGAGGCTGGGGTCTCCGTGGGCAACGCCTACTACTATTTCGTCTCCAAGGATGAGCTGGTGCAGGAGCTGTACGTCCAGGTCCAGGCAGAGCATGCAGCCAAGGCTGACGAGGCACTCGAGGGCCTCAAGGACCTGGGCAGCCGGCTGAAGGCCACACTGCACGCCGGCCTGGATGTCATGGCCCCGTACCACCGCTTCGGCGCCGACTTCGTGGCCACTGCCATCCGGCCGACGTCGCCCGTCAACCCTTTCGCGGGCGAGTCGACGGCGGCCCGCGAGGCATCGCTCGGCATCTTCCGGGCAGCGGTGGAAGGCGCCAGCCCGGCCGCTCCAAAAAAGCTCCGCGCCGACCTGCCCGAGCTGCTCTGGCTCGGCTACATGGGGATCGCCCTGTTCTGGGTGTACGACACCTCCGAAGACCAGCGCCGGACCCGGAAGCTGGTGGACGGCGTAGTCCCGTTGATCGCCCGGGGACTTTCGCTGGCAAGGATTCCCGGCGTTAACAAGGTGCTGGACGATGTCCTCAACCTGAGCCGCAGTATCCGCGACTGA
- a CDS encoding queuosine precursor transporter → MFSPSGPDARPIAGSARTAPKFASTGSPYFGIMLAFMAVVLILSNIGASKGVAIGPIITDGGFFLFPLAYILGDVISEVYGFKVARKAIFTTFALSVFASVCYWVIIALPGFDDDFGTSKQAALEGALGPVPQIVLASLLAFLAGQTINSWILVKMKARSGEKSLWARLMGSTGAGEFVDTLIFCSIAASVIGITDFGTFMNYVVVGFVYKTLVEFLFVPVTSLVIGWIKKREPSYGAGSAPA, encoded by the coding sequence ATGTTTTCCCCCTCAGGCCCTGACGCCCGGCCCATCGCCGGCTCCGCCCGGACGGCACCGAAATTTGCATCGACCGGCTCGCCGTACTTCGGCATCATGCTGGCTTTCATGGCCGTGGTGCTGATCCTGTCGAACATCGGGGCGTCCAAAGGCGTCGCGATCGGCCCGATTATCACCGACGGCGGCTTCTTCCTGTTCCCGCTCGCCTACATCCTGGGCGACGTCATCAGCGAGGTCTACGGCTTCAAGGTGGCGCGCAAAGCCATTTTTACCACCTTCGCCCTCTCCGTCTTCGCCTCTGTTTGTTACTGGGTGATCATCGCCCTGCCCGGCTTTGATGACGACTTCGGCACATCCAAGCAGGCAGCCCTGGAAGGTGCCCTGGGCCCAGTCCCGCAGATTGTGCTCGCCTCGCTGCTGGCATTCCTGGCCGGCCAGACCATCAACTCATGGATCCTGGTGAAGATGAAGGCCCGCTCCGGGGAGAAATCCCTCTGGGCGCGGCTGATGGGCTCCACCGGCGCAGGTGAATTCGTGGACACCCTGATTTTCTGCAGCATCGCCGCCTCCGTCATCGGCATCACCGACTTCGGTACGTTCATGAACTACGTGGTGGTGGGCTTTGTCTACAAGACCCTCGTTGAGTTCCTGTTCGTCCCGGTGACGTCACTGGTGATCGGGTGGATCAAAAAGCGCGAACCGAGCTACGGCGCGGGGTCAGCCCCCGCCTAG
- a CDS encoding dienelactone hydrolase family protein, whose translation MLIEIPAAEGTAEAIMARPSSGEGPFPGVILYMDAFGLRPRIEEMAQRIADWGYVVLAPNAFYREGSAAELAPAMDMTTLEGRAVAGKAAFPRVGRLTTDKALPDIDAWVEALGTLDGVAPGPIGTFGYCMGARLAVRTAIAHPEAVTACGGFHGGGLASDAPDSPHHGLDKARARFVFGHADHDKSMDPGSVARLGAALDDAGLEASNEIYAGAPHGYSMADTSMFHPEATERHYAELRALLDRTLKG comes from the coding sequence ATGCTCATCGAAATCCCTGCCGCAGAAGGCACAGCCGAGGCCATCATGGCACGCCCCTCTTCCGGCGAAGGTCCCTTCCCGGGCGTCATCCTCTACATGGACGCGTTCGGCCTGCGCCCGCGCATCGAGGAGATGGCGCAGCGCATCGCCGACTGGGGCTACGTGGTCCTCGCCCCGAACGCCTTCTACCGCGAAGGCTCGGCCGCGGAACTCGCCCCCGCAATGGACATGACCACGCTGGAGGGCCGGGCGGTTGCCGGCAAGGCCGCGTTCCCGCGCGTCGGACGCCTCACCACGGACAAAGCCCTGCCGGACATTGATGCGTGGGTGGAAGCGCTGGGAACGCTCGACGGCGTCGCCCCGGGTCCAATCGGCACGTTCGGGTACTGCATGGGCGCCCGCCTGGCAGTCCGCACGGCCATCGCCCACCCCGAAGCGGTGACAGCCTGTGGCGGCTTCCACGGCGGCGGGCTTGCGAGCGACGCCCCGGACAGCCCGCACCATGGACTCGACAAGGCCAGGGCGCGCTTCGTCTTCGGCCACGCCGACCACGACAAGAGCATGGATCCCGGCTCCGTTGCGCGCCTGGGTGCGGCACTCGACGATGCCGGGCTCGAGGCTTCCAACGAGATCTATGCCGGGGCGCCGCACGGCTATTCGATGGCGGACACATCGATGTTCCATCCGGAGGCCACGGAGCGCCACTACGCCGAGCTCCGCGCCCTCCTTGACAGGACGCTCAAGGGCTGA
- the tgt gene encoding tRNA guanosine(34) transglycosylase Tgt — MAAAAADQSQFSFTVGTRLADSCAPSATQVCTNGGEFLGRTGTITTPHGEIRTPAFIAVGTKATVKSVLPESMADLGAQALLANAYHLYLQPGADILDEAGGLGAFMNWSGPTFTDSGGFQVMSLGSGFKKVIDMKTVSSADAAVPDDAVAPGKERLAHIDDDGVWFKSHLNGDRHRFSPEISMQVQHQIGADIIFAFDELTTLQNSRGYQEESLERTRLWALRCLEEHFRLTSERVGKPYQALFGVIQGAQYEDLRRKACRDLGAMDFDGYGIGGALEKENLGTIVRWCNEELPEDKPRHLLGISEPDDIFTAIENGADTFDCVSPTRVARNSAFYTPAGRFNLSGAKYKRDFGPLQDGCDCYACANYSRAYIHHLFKAKEMLSATLISIHNERFVVKMVDDARLAIEAGTFFEFKAETLAQYYS; from the coding sequence CTGGCGGCCGCCGCCGCTGACCAGTCCCAGTTCTCCTTCACCGTTGGCACCCGCCTTGCTGACAGCTGTGCGCCGTCGGCCACGCAGGTATGTACCAATGGCGGCGAATTCCTGGGCCGCACGGGGACCATCACCACGCCTCACGGCGAGATCCGCACCCCGGCGTTCATCGCCGTCGGGACCAAAGCTACGGTGAAGTCCGTCCTGCCGGAATCCATGGCGGACCTGGGGGCACAAGCGCTCCTGGCCAACGCGTATCATCTGTACCTGCAGCCCGGAGCAGACATCCTGGACGAGGCCGGCGGGCTGGGTGCGTTTATGAACTGGTCCGGGCCGACGTTCACGGACTCCGGCGGGTTCCAGGTGATGAGCCTCGGGTCCGGGTTCAAGAAGGTCATCGACATGAAGACTGTGTCTTCCGCGGACGCGGCTGTCCCGGACGACGCCGTAGCTCCCGGCAAGGAACGCCTTGCCCACATCGACGACGACGGCGTCTGGTTCAAATCGCATCTCAATGGGGACCGCCACCGGTTCTCCCCCGAAATTTCAATGCAGGTCCAGCACCAGATCGGCGCGGACATAATATTCGCGTTCGATGAGCTGACCACGCTGCAGAACTCCCGCGGCTACCAGGAGGAATCGCTGGAGCGCACCCGGCTGTGGGCTCTGCGCTGCCTGGAGGAGCATTTCCGGCTGACCTCCGAGCGGGTGGGCAAGCCATACCAGGCCCTTTTCGGCGTGATTCAGGGTGCGCAGTATGAGGACCTGCGCCGGAAGGCCTGCCGGGACCTTGGCGCCATGGATTTCGACGGCTACGGCATCGGCGGGGCGCTGGAGAAGGAAAACCTGGGCACGATTGTTCGCTGGTGCAACGAGGAGCTGCCGGAGGACAAGCCGCGGCACCTGCTGGGCATCTCCGAGCCGGACGACATCTTCACCGCAATCGAAAACGGCGCGGACACCTTCGACTGTGTCTCCCCCACCCGGGTGGCCCGCAACTCCGCGTTCTACACGCCTGCCGGCCGCTTCAACCTCTCCGGCGCCAAGTACAAACGCGACTTCGGCCCGCTCCAGGACGGCTGTGACTGCTACGCCTGCGCCAACTACTCGCGCGCGTACATCCACCACCTGTTCAAGGCCAAGGAGATGCTCTCGGCCACGCTGATCTCCATCCACAACGAACGCTTTGTGGTGAAAATGGTGGACGATGCGCGGCTGGCCATCGAGGCCGGGACCTTCTTCGAGTTCAAGGCCGAGACCCTGGCGCAGTACTACTCCTGA
- a CDS encoding SRPBCC domain-containing protein: MTNNLSVVINADAPQVWTMLREPAKVAQWHGWEADELADEIDGIYFSSNVVEAPDHTSLTTNGGDVFDLKPVSAGTLVSVTRAALDHNSEWAAWDEDITQGWLTFLQQLRFALEHHPHGKRHTLFFEFPGTSDSEIEKLGLSDVPAPGEPYGLTLATGEEITGKVWFRSNHQVGLTVHSYAEHGDGLLIVADQPVIEGVRPQGGAMVIASTFDLGAHKLESIHLLWESWRAENYPTSEAAH; the protein is encoded by the coding sequence ATGACGAACAATCTGAGCGTGGTGATAAATGCTGACGCGCCGCAAGTCTGGACCATGCTGCGTGAACCGGCCAAAGTGGCCCAGTGGCACGGCTGGGAGGCCGATGAACTGGCGGATGAGATTGACGGGATCTACTTCAGCAGCAACGTCGTTGAAGCCCCGGACCACACCAGCCTGACCACCAACGGCGGCGATGTCTTCGACCTCAAACCGGTGTCCGCCGGGACTCTGGTCAGTGTCACGCGTGCAGCCCTGGACCACAACTCGGAATGGGCGGCCTGGGATGAGGACATCACCCAGGGCTGGCTGACGTTCCTCCAGCAACTCCGCTTCGCGCTGGAACACCACCCGCACGGCAAGCGGCACACGTTGTTCTTCGAATTTCCCGGCACCTCCGATTCCGAAATCGAAAAGCTCGGATTGTCGGACGTGCCTGCGCCGGGTGAGCCGTACGGGCTGACGCTGGCCACCGGCGAGGAGATCACCGGGAAGGTCTGGTTCCGCAGCAACCACCAGGTGGGACTCACCGTCCACAGCTACGCGGAGCACGGGGACGGCCTGCTGATCGTGGCGGACCAGCCCGTCATTGAAGGGGTAAGGCCCCAAGGCGGCGCCATGGTGATCGCCTCAACGTTTGATCTTGGTGCCCACAAACTGGAGTCCATCCATTTGCTCTGGGAAAGCTGGCGGGCTGAGAACTACCCCACATCGGAAGCGGCCCACTGA